A window from Triticum aestivum cultivar Chinese Spring chromosome 6D, IWGSC CS RefSeq v2.1, whole genome shotgun sequence encodes these proteins:
- the LOC123140653 gene encoding SKP1-like protein 1 has product MATSDTGEKKMIMLKLSDGKEFDVEEVVAMESQTIRHMIEDDCADKAIPIPNINSKILSKVIEYCDKHVPAKPGNVATGSPGAAASNTVSPAALAEDLKIWDAEFIKVNHATLFDLIQAASYLKIKGLLNQTCQIVADMIRGKTLEEIRNFFNIKNDYLPEEEEKIRRENQWAFQ; this is encoded by the exons ATGGCGACCTCGGACACAGGCGAGAAGAAGATGATCATGCTCAAGTTGTCCGACGGCAAGGAGTTTGACGTGGAGGAGGTGGTCGCCATGGAGTCGCAGACCATCCGCCACATGATTGAGGATGACTGCGCTGACAAAGCCATCCCGATCCCCAACATCAACTCCAAGATCCTCTCCAAGGTCATCGAGTACTGCGACAAACATGTCCCGGCCAAGCCAGGCAACGTCGCCACTGGATCCCCCGGAGCCGCTGCATCTAACACCGTGTCTCCTGCCGCCCTAGCAGAGGACCTCAAGATCTGGGACGCAGAATTCATCAAGGTCAACCATGCCACCCTCTTCGACCTCATCCAG GCAGCAAGTTACCTCAAGATCAAGGGGTTGTTGAACCAGACTTGCCAGATTGTTGCCGACATGATTAGGGGCAAAACTCTGGAGGAGATCCGTAATTTCTTCAACATCAAGAATGACTACTtgccagaggaggaggagaagatccGCAGGGAGAACCAGTGGGCATTTCAGTAG